One genomic window of Ornithorhynchus anatinus isolate Pmale09 chromosome 12, mOrnAna1.pri.v4, whole genome shotgun sequence includes the following:
- the SGCB gene encoding beta-sarcoglycan encodes MAAAAAATAATTEQSSNGPVKKSMREKAVERRNVNKEHNSNFKAGYVPVDEDRLHKTGLRGRKGNLAICVIVLLFLLAVVNLIITLVIWAVIRIGPNGCDSMEFHESGLLRFKQVSDMGVIHPLHKSTVGGRRNENLVITGNNQPIVFQQGTTKLSVEKDRTSITSDIGMQFLDPRTQNTLFSTDYETHEFHLPSGVKSLNVQKASTERITSNATSDLNIKVDGRAIVRGNEGVFIMGKTIEFHMGGNMELKAEHSIILNGTVMVSPTRLPSAAPGQQPSDGHWLRYKLCVCADGTLFRVQVTGPNMGCQVSDPPCGDNSR; translated from the exons atggcggcggcagcggcggccacGGCGGCGACGACCGAGCAG AGTTCCAATGGGCCGGTGAAGAAGTCCATGCGGGAGAAGGCCGTTGAGCGCAGGAACGTCAACAAAGAGCACAACAGCAACTTCAAGGCCGGATACGTACCCGTCGACGAGGACCGTCTCCACAAGACCGGCCTGCGGGGAAGGAAGGGCAACCTGGCCATCTGCGTGAtcgtcctgctcttcctcctggccGTCGTCAACCTGATC ATCACCCTGGTTATCTGGGCGGTGATCCGGATCGGGCCCAACGGCTGTGACAGCATGGAGTTCCACGAGAGCGGCCTGCTGCGCTTCAAGCAGGTGTCCGACATGGGAGTGATCCACCCCCTGCACAAGAGCACGGTCGGGGGCCGGCGCAACGAGAATCTGGTCATCACCGGGAACAACCAGCCC ATTGTCTTTCAGCAAGGGACGACCAAGCTGAGCGTGGAGAAGGACAGGACCTCCATCACCAGCGACATCGGCATGCAGTTTCTAGACCCGCGGACGCAGAACACCCTGTTCAGCACCGACTACGAAACCCACGAGTTCCATTTGCCCAGTGGTGTGAAGAGTCTGAATGTGCAGAAGGCCTCCACGGAAAGG ATCACCAGCAATGCGACCAGTGACTTAAACATAAAGGTGGACGGGCGAGCCATCGTCCGCGGGAACGAAGGAGTGTTCATCATGGGCAAAACCATCGAGTTCCACATGGGCGGAAACATGGAGCTGAAAGCC GAACACAGCATCATCCTCAACGGGACGGTCATGGTCAGCCCCACCCGCCTGCCCAGCGCGGCCCCGGGCCAGCAGCCCAGCGACGGCCACTGGCTGCGCTACAAGCTCTGCGTGTGCGCCGACGGGACTCTGTTCCGCGTGCAGGTGACGGGCCCCAACATGGGCTGCCAGGTCTCCGACCCGCCGTGCGGCGACAACTCACGCTAA